Proteins found in one Lycium ferocissimum isolate CSIRO_LF1 chromosome 6, AGI_CSIRO_Lferr_CH_V1, whole genome shotgun sequence genomic segment:
- the LOC132060392 gene encoding kinase-interacting protein 1-like encodes MLQRAASNAYSWWAASHIRTKQSKWLEQSLQDMQGKVESVIKLIEEDGDSFAKRAEMYYKKRPELINFVEESYRAYRALAERYDHLSKELQTANNTIATIFPEQIQQAMEEEDEFGAPKMPKEFTQIPPSGSKDLKALMSTTSKLRPGKKSSKTEDVSKSGLNKSEAIEEIDRLQKDILALQTVKEFVRSSYKNGLEKYRGIENQIMEKQQKIYELEDEFGEGRVIEDAEACTLMAEAALQSCRETITQLQEKQDVYTQEAQGEFKKIEDSRKKLKSFRHKYLRNQTDEPKTNIVNIPNQIESLDKIDNQIDASSKGSNELLTISQLAEKIDELVNKVISLETEVTSQTLLIDRLRREADELQKQVQSLEDDKAVLTDDTHNLNIRVTAIEAKLQTIEILNKDVVNQNSSLQTHFVEASANIDHLSGKLSSVKPDEELDGTDSSPNDVTTLVEIKLKEDPVKQKDHPSTIKTEDNAVCKEQHSILSDKGAVKKTTKKHVTFLQPTPAGKGNEQVSDESGSSVYETQTERVAENDELNWQQMLLSGLDDKENILLNDYKTILKNYKEVTKKLNDMEKKDRETELDLTLQIREFKYAITKRDEEIHNLRRKLSLLQQGNKSENKELEEEKCQASDPSFAQNLKPEDLPQRKDERDKEDIKTIVVDQRASVSQIEGKLRMSINAILNENLDFWLRFSSAFHQIQKFKNTINDLQREISKLKDKEMQDNNSLKVDTKSEIRPIYKHMKEIQYELTLWLSQTLSLKDELERKFFALCSIQDEIAKALKEGVALDEFGFSSHQAAKFQGEIFNMKQENNKVREELEAGVRRVTILQVDIEKTITQLDQEFGLNGNQSQLMHTVSKSRIPLHSFIFGTKPKKQKRSVFSRIKSSRS; translated from the exons ATGTTGCAAAGAGCTGCAAGCAATGCTTATTCATGGTGGGCAGCTAGTCACATTAGGACCAAACAATCCAAATGGCTTGAACAAAGCCTTCAAG ATATGCAAGGGAAAGTtgaaagtgtgattaagctcaTTGAAGAGGATGGAGATTCATTTGCAAAAAGGGCAGAAATGTACTACAAGAAAAGACCAGAGCTGATAAACTTTGTTGAAGAATCCTATCGTGCCTACCGCGCATTGGCTGAACGATATGATCATTTATCGAAGGAACTTCAGACCGCGAACAACACCATCGCTACTATTTTCCCTGAACAGATTCAACAAGCAATGGAAGAGGAAGATGAATTTGGTGCCCCAAAAATGCCAAAAGAATTCACACAAATCCCACCAAGTGGATCAAAAGACTTGAAGGCTCTTATGTCTACTACCTCCAAACTAAGGCCAGGCAAAAAATCGTCCAAAACGGAAGATGTATCGAAATCTGGTTTGAACAAAAGCGAGGCTATTGAAGAGATCGACAGGCTTCAGAAAGACATATTGGCCTTACAAACTGTGAAAGAGTTCGTACGGAGCTCCtacaaaaatggacttgaaaAGTACAGGGGAATTGAAAACCAAATCATGGAAAAACAGCAAAAGATATATGAATTGGAGGACGAATTTGGTGAGGGTCGAGTTATTGAGGATGCCGAGGCTTGCACTTTGATGGCTGAAGCAGCATTACAATCCTGTCGAGAAACAATAACTCAGCTCCAAGAGAAACAAGATGTATATACACAAGAAGCACAAGGCGAATTCAAGAAAATCGAAGATTCTCGTAAGAAACTTAAGTCCTTTAGGCATAAGTATCTTCGCAATCAAACTGACGAACCAAAGACAAATATTGTTAATATCCCAAACCAAATAGAGTCGTTGGACAAGATTGACAACCAAATTGATGCGAGCTCTAAGGGGTCTAACGAGTTGTTAACAATATCACAATTGGCTGAAAAAATCGATGAGCTTGTGAATAAGGTGATCAGCCTAGAAACAGAAGTTACATCTCAGACTCTTTTAATTGACAGATTAAGAAGAGAAGCTGATGAACTCCAAAAACAAGTTCAGTCTTTGGAAGATGATAAGGCAGTTCTGACGGATGATACACACAATCTGAATATTAGGGTAACAGCGATAGAAGCAAAGTTGCAAACTATTGAGATCCTCAACAAAGATGTCGTAAACCAAAACAGTAGCCTTCAAACTCACTTTGTTGAAGCTAGTGCTAATATTGACCATTTATCCGGTAAATTGAGTAGTGTCAAACCAGATGAGGAGCTCGATGGGACAGATTCATCGCCAAATGACGTGACTACCCTTGTTGAAATCAAGTTAAAAGAAGATCCAGTAAAACAAAAAGATCATCCAAGTACAATAAAAACAGAAGATAATGCAGTTTGCAAAGAGCAACATTCCATTCTAAGTGACAAAGGGGCAGTTAAGAAAACCACAAAGAAGCATGTCACGTTTTTGCAGCCAACTCCAGCTGGAAAAGGCAACGAGCAAGTCTCGGATGAATCCGGAAGTAGTGTTTACGAGACACAAACAGAGAGAGTTGCGGAGAATGATGAACTTAACTGGCAACAGATGCTGTTGAGTGGAttggatgataaagaaaataTTCTCTTAAATGACTATAAAACAATTCTCAAGAATTATAAGGAAGTTACAAAGAAGCTGAATGATATGGAGAAGAAAGATAGAGAAACCGAACTTGACCTCACACTTCAGATAAGAGAGTTTAAATATGCTATCACAAAGAGGGATGAGGAGATACATAATCTACGTCGAAAATTGAGTCTTTTACAGCAAGGAAATAAGTCCGAAAATAAAGAGCTGGAGGAAGAAAAATGCCAAGCATCTGATCCTTCATTTGCTCAAAACTTAAAACCCGAGGATCTGCCACAAAGGAAGGATGAGCGCGATAAAGAAGACATCAAGACGATTGTGGTTGATCAACGTGCATCAGTATCGCAAATTGAGGGAAAACTCCGGATGAGCATTAATGCAATACTAAACGAAAACTTGGATTTCTGGCTAAGATTCAGCTCAGCTTTCCATCAgattcaaaaattcaagaatACAATCAACGACTTGCAGCGCGAAATATCTAAACTCAAAGACAAGGAAATGCAAGATAACAACAGCCTTAAAGTAGACACAAAATCAGAAATCAGGCCAATATATAAACACATGAAGGAGATTCAGTATGAGCTGACATTGTGGTTATCACAAACCTTATCACTGAAAGATGAACTAGAGCGCAAGTTCTTCGCTTTGTGCAGTATTCAGGACGAAATCGCAAAAGCACTAAAGGAGGGAGTTGCATTAGATGAATTCGGATTCAGCAGCCATCAAGCTGCAAAGTTCCAAGGTGAAATTTTCAACATGAAACAAGAGAACAACAAGGTAAGAGAGGAACTGGAAGCTGGTGTTCGTCGTGTAACTATACTTCAAGTAGACATCGAGAAGACTATAACACAGTTGGATCAAGAATTTGGACTTAATGGAAACCAATCACAACTGATGCACACAGTGAGTAAATCGAGAATTCCTTTGCACTCATTCATCTTTGGAACTAAACCAAAGAAGCAAAAGCGTTCAGTTTTTTCACGGATTAAAAGTTCTAGGTCCTGA
- the LOC132060393 gene encoding very-long-chain (3R)-3-hydroxyacyl-CoA dehydratase PASTICCINO 2-like isoform X1, with product MAGVLSALRRIYLTLYNWTVFFGWFQVFYLAVKTLKESGHEHVYDAVEKPLLLAQTAAILEILHGLVGLVRSPVSATLPQIGSRLYVTWGILWSFPELRSHILVSSLVISWSITEIIRYSFFGTKEAFGSAPSWLLWLRYSTFLLLYPSGITSEVGLIYSALPYIKESGKYSLRMPNKWNYSFDYYYAGLVALGIYVPGNPHMYGYMLGQRKKALSKSKKE from the exons ATGGCTGGAGTTTTATCGGCTCTTAGACGTATTTACCTCACTCTTTATAATTGGACTGTCTTTTTTGGATG GTTTCAAGTATTTTATCTTGCTGTGAAAACTCTGAAAGAGTCTGGGCATGAACATGTCTATGATGCTGTCGAAAAGCCTCTTCTTTTAGCTCAAACCGCCGCCATTTTAGAG ATACTTCATGGTTTAGTGG GTTTGGTAAGATCTCCAGTATCAGCAACTCTTCCACAGATAGGTTCAAGATTATATGTAACTTGGGGTATTCTATGGAGTTTCCCTGAG CTCCGGTCTCATATTCTTGTTAGTTCACTGGTGATTAGCTGGTCTATAACGGAG ATCATCCGATATTCATTTTTCGGGACAAAAGAGGCATTTGGCTCTGCACCTTCCTGGCTCTTGTGGCTAAG GTATAGTACCTTCTTGTTGCTGTATCCAAGTGGCATCACAAGTGAAGTTGGTTTAATATACAGCGCTCTGCCTTACATCAAG gaaTCTGGGAAGTATTCTCTTAGGATGCCAAACAAATGGAACTACTCTTTCGATTACTATTATGCAGGACTTGTTGCACTCGGTATCTATGTCCCAGGCAA
- the LOC132060393 gene encoding very-long-chain (3R)-3-hydroxyacyl-CoA dehydratase PASTICCINO 2-like isoform X2 → MAGVLSALRRIYLTLYNWTVFFGWFQVFYLAVKTLKESGHEHVYDAVEKPLLLAQTAAILEVNPTKIGLVRSPVSATLPQIGSRLYVTWGILWSFPELRSHILVSSLVISWSITEIIRYSFFGTKEAFGSAPSWLLWLRYSTFLLLYPSGITSEVGLIYSALPYIKESGKYSLRMPNKWNYSFDYYYAGLVALGIYVPGNPHMYGYMLGQRKKALSKSKKE, encoded by the exons ATGGCTGGAGTTTTATCGGCTCTTAGACGTATTTACCTCACTCTTTATAATTGGACTGTCTTTTTTGGATG GTTTCAAGTATTTTATCTTGCTGTGAAAACTCTGAAAGAGTCTGGGCATGAACATGTCTATGATGCTGTCGAAAAGCCTCTTCTTTTAGCTCAAACCGCCGCCATTTTAGAGGTAAATCCCACCAAGA TAGGTTTGGTAAGATCTCCAGTATCAGCAACTCTTCCACAGATAGGTTCAAGATTATATGTAACTTGGGGTATTCTATGGAGTTTCCCTGAG CTCCGGTCTCATATTCTTGTTAGTTCACTGGTGATTAGCTGGTCTATAACGGAG ATCATCCGATATTCATTTTTCGGGACAAAAGAGGCATTTGGCTCTGCACCTTCCTGGCTCTTGTGGCTAAG GTATAGTACCTTCTTGTTGCTGTATCCAAGTGGCATCACAAGTGAAGTTGGTTTAATATACAGCGCTCTGCCTTACATCAAG gaaTCTGGGAAGTATTCTCTTAGGATGCCAAACAAATGGAACTACTCTTTCGATTACTATTATGCAGGACTTGTTGCACTCGGTATCTATGTCCCAGGCAA